Proteins from a single region of Megachile rotundata isolate GNS110a chromosome 7, iyMegRotu1, whole genome shotgun sequence:
- the LOC100878084 gene encoding esterase FE4 has product MWLVHYLFYGVLFVLIRGEQDVQLEIPQGILKGLKTESILHNKPYYSFKGIPYAKPNVGPHKFRTPEPADSWDGVYDATQHRSVCPFYCMIKKGLIGDEDCLYLNVYTPVLDKEAGKAVMVFLHPGGWNAGMADDMLFGPDFLVEHDVVVVTLNYRLGALGYLNTQDKNAPGNAGMKDQVLALKWVKDNIHFFGGCPNRVTLVGHCSGGASVMYHMLSPMSEGLFTAAIVQSGNILNPWAITYNSRELAFKLGESLGIHTTDSAELVQKLTEFHVKDIVDATIELDKTLNPLNGRLISFVPSVEADMGQDIFLPNDPWTMIKSGRLANVPFLTGLTKDEGIFFAQGMLDSIELLNTEPDIFLPDDLNFTDTTWKKKNGECLRNHYFGEKQISKDDLKEYATMIGDIYVKAGEVLSLEIIKNRNSAPVFEYLYTYEAPTGFMKNLHGVTDGAAHGDELYYIFYSHAFKNLPEPGSPAEKMTNMITKMWTNFAKDGHPSSKMDNDVTVKWEPVGSDGHYLVIDQELKLEKDLEKDVFDFWKGKYKDVMP; this is encoded by the exons TTCAAAGGCATTCCTTACGCGAAACCCAATGTTGGTCCTCACAAGTTCCGA ACCCCAGAACCCGCCGATTCTTGGGACGGCGTGTACGACGCAACCCAGCACCGTTCCGTATGTCCCTTTTACTGCATGATCAAAAAGGGTCTCATCGGCGATGAGGATTGTCTGTACTTGAACGTCTACACACCGGTTTTGGATAAGGAAGCCGGTAAAGCTGTGATGGTATTCCTTCATCCTGGTGGATGGAATGCTGGCATGGCTGATGACATGTTATTTGGTCCAGACTTCTTGGTCGAGCACGACGTAGTTGTGGTCACCCTCAATTACAGATTGGGCGCTCTtg GATACCTGAACACGCAAGACAAAAATGCTCCTGGAAACGCAGGAATGAAGGATCAAGTACTAGCCTTGAAATGGGTGAAGGACAATATACACTTCTTCGGTGGTTGTCCTAACAGAGTCACCCTGGTTGGTCACTGTTCTGGAGGAGCTTCCGTtatgtatcatatgttatcACCTATGTCCGAAG GATTGTTCACCGCAGCTATTGTACAAAGTGGAAACATACTTAACCCATGGGCAATAACGTACAACTCTAGGGAACTGGCTTTCAAGTTGGGAGAGTCTCTTGGAATACACACGACAGATAGTGCGGAGTTGGTGCAGAAGTTGACGGAATTTCATGTGAAAGATATCGTTGATGCCACGATAGAATTGGATAAAACTCTG aatcctctGAATGGCCGCCTGATATCTTTCGTCCCATCGGTCGAAGCAGACATGGGACAGGATATATTTCTTCCAAATGATCCCTGGACAATGATAAAATCTGGAAGACTGGCGAATGTGCCTTTCCTGACTGGGCTCACCAAAGATGAAGGCATATTCTTCGCTCAGG GCATGCTAGATTCTATCGAATTACTAAACACTGAACCAGACATATTCCTTCCTGACGATTTGAACTTCACCGATACGACTTGGAAGAAGAAAAATGGCGAGTGTTTGAGAAATCACTATTTCGGTGAAAAGCAAATATCGAAGGACGATCTTAAAGAATACGCCACg ATGATAGGAGACATTTACGTCAAGGCAGGAGAGGTGTTATCGCTTGAAATTATAAAGAATCGAAATTCAGCTCCAGTTTTCGAATATTTGTATACTTATGAGGCTCCAACCGGTTTTATGAAGAACCTCCACGGTGTTACCGATG GTGCTGCACACGGTGATGAattgtattacatattttactCTCACGCATTCAAGAATTTGCCAGAACCCGGCTCTCCTGCGGAGAAGATGACGAATATGATCACTAAAATGTGGACGAACTTTGCCAAAGATGG ACATCCTTCATCGAAGATGGACAATGACGTCACAGTGAAGTGGGAACCAGTGGGAAGTGACGGTCATTACTTAGTTATTGATCAAGAATTAAAGTTGGAGAAAGATTTGGAAAAAGACGTATTTGATTTCTGGAAGGGGAAGTACAAGGATGTCATGCCATAA